GCGGTAACCAAAAAAACTATAATAAATAATAAAACCATAGCGAAAGCCGCGACCCTGCTCGCATTCAGCACGCTCACTGTCAGCGCAGCCAATGCTAAGCAAGTGACCCCTGATTGCAAAAGCTTAAATATCATGTTGATGTCACTGCAAAATAGCATGGCGGTTAATGCCAACTGGAAAGCCAGTGCCGACTCTGAAACAGCCAAGGCGGGTAAGACCGTGAGTATGGGCGATTTAATCAAAAACTCTGATCCTGACTTTTCGATTACCTGTCCTAACTTTAGTGCCAACTATGATGGTAAGACGCTAAAGATGAAAGCTGCTAGCTATGAGGATATCATTGATCATTTGTACAAACAGCTCAACCGTGGTGTTGACCTGTACAACTACCGTTGGTACACCGATCCGAAATCAAAAAGTGAGTTTAAGGTTAACAAGTACAGCTTTGATTTAGAAAACTTTACCTTAACCGATGGCTATATCAAGCTGGCTGAAAATAAGAAGCTGGGTGCGAACCAGTCTTTTTTACCAGAGTCAGCGGCAATCAGTTATAAAATCAATGGCGGTGAGTTAAAGCCTCTATTGCAAAAGAAGAAAATATTGGCCTATCATGATGCGTTTAAAAATGCCAAAAGCATTGATATTTACCATAAAAACTCTGATTTAGGTAACAAGGGGTTTGGTGTCGAGCGTATCTTTATTGATAAGGAAAATGGCGTACTAGAAATCTATAAGCAATACGACTTTCCGAAGCAGTAATTAGACTCTAAGCAAGATAACGGTTAAATAACAACACAATAAAATAGAGGTTTCAGCATGGCAGAAAAGGGCAGAGTGGCTCGTTATCAAGCAGACCGTACCAATCAAAAGTTTTATTTTTGTCGATTGGCCTGCAAGCAAGCGGGAGAAACCTCAGACAAGCAGCTGTATCAAGGCTATTGTGAATCAGCGATTTTTCATTTACAGGGCGCGTTATGGGCGTTGTTACAAGAGTTGGCTCATTTCTATAACTTAGACACGACGCAGCCGACGATTGAGTATATTGAAGCTGAATTGGCCAAAAAGACCTTAGTCTCACCAGAGCTGCAACGTATTAAGCAGTCATTAGACACAGGCGTGTTGGCGCATATTCAAAAAGCGTACCAACGCTGTCAGTATGCACCAGCTCCAGATAATAAAGCGCTTGTCACTAGCCAACAACAGGATTTGATTGTGAATGTGGTTACCCTGTCTAATCAATGGCTTCCTGATGAGCAAAGCATCCGTGAGTGGCGTCGTGAGTTTATGAGTTTGGTTGATGAGATGCGTGGTGGTATGGTTGAGTATTAATTCAGCTGCAAACAATCCGCTGCTGATTCGAGCATATATTTTGATAGCGTAATTCATAATAAACCAACTAAAAAACACTACCGACCTGCATTAAAAAAGCACTACCGACTATAAACATCGGCAGTGCTTTTTAACATTTACAGCAAATGGGTTTAGGCTTTGTTTTTGCCTTCACGGCGCTGTTTTAATTCAGCCTTTGGAATCCAAGCCCAGGTCATCTCAACCGTAATCGGTGCGCGCTCACTATCAGACTGACGGTCTTCGATGACACATGGGATTACCATCTCACCCTTAGGAGTGTCTAGAATATACTGACGCTGCTCATCGGTTAATGTTGCGATAGCGGCTATCTGTCCTTTCTTGATTGGGCGATAGAAGTTTATCTCATAAGATTTAACCAATAAGATTCTATCTGAAGGCAGGTTAACGCCCAAAATAAAGCCAGTGGCCGTCTCTGCTAATAAGGTAACCGCAACCGCGTGTACAGAGCCAATATGGTTTTGTACTGACTTTTTGTTATCTAAGCTGACAACCAGTTTGTTGGGAGTGACTTGCTCATAGACAAGACCGGTGGTACCCACGTAAGGCACGATTTTG
Above is a window of Psychrobacter sp. FDAARGOS_221 DNA encoding:
- a CDS encoding DUF6586 family protein — translated: MAEKGRVARYQADRTNQKFYFCRLACKQAGETSDKQLYQGYCESAIFHLQGALWALLQELAHFYNLDTTQPTIEYIEAELAKKTLVSPELQRIKQSLDTGVLAHIQKAYQRCQYAPAPDNKALVTSQQQDLIVNVVTLSNQWLPDEQSIREWRREFMSLVDEMRGGMVEY
- a CDS encoding DUF4442 domain-containing protein gives rise to the protein MSRLNNLRQQVNTLAEQFNLPLGRITGQQPSAQQTDGQQGKSLNVSNPFTKILSAVQLLPESAQSFVLTKTFSKIVPYVGTTGLVYEQVTPNKLVVSLDNKKSVQNHIGSVHAVAVTLLAETATGFILGVNLPSDRILLVKSYEINFYRPIKKGQIAAIATLTDEQRQYILDTPKGEMVIPCVIEDRQSDSERAPITVEMTWAWIPKAELKQRREGKNKA